A region of the Leeuwenhoekiella sp. MAR_2009_132 genome:
CTTCAAAAATTAAAGAAACGCAACCCAGGCTTTACGCAGCGGTACGTAATAAATTTAAAAATTTAATGATAAGTGGTTCTATTCTAGATGAGGTTGAAAAAACCGGGAATGTAATTACACGGTTCCCTATATACTCTAATGTTTCTGGGGTGGTAACAGAAATTTCTGTAACTGAAGGTGCTCATGTAATGAACGGAAGCGCCATTTTTAAGGTGAGTAATCTATCCAGTATTTGGGCAGAATTCGACGCCTATGAGCGACAGCTTAGTCAATTTCAAAAAGGTCAAAAGCTAGCTATTAAGACAAATGCCTATCCTAATAAAACCTTTACCGGTGAAATTTCTTTTATAGACCCTATTCTAAATGCAGATACGCGAACGGTTATTATTAGAGCTACGCTTGAGAATTCTGAAGATTTATTTAAACCGGGAATGTTTGTCTCGGCAACTGTCGAAAACTCTATTGGGATATCTACCTCAGAATTAAGTATACCGGCTACTGCTGTAATGTGGACGGGGGAGCGCTCACTTGTATACGTAAAACCAAATCCTACACAACCGGTTTTTGAAATGCGCGAAGTGAGTCTTGGTCAAAAAACAAGTGACCATTATACTATTGTTTCCGGCTTGTCAACCGGTGAGGAAATTGTAATAAACGGTACGTTTACCGTAGATGCAGCAGCCCAATTAGGAGGAAAAAAGTCTATGATGAATACTGCAGAAGGAGCATTATCTGTTGAAAAAAAACTGGTTTCAGTAATGCTTCCTGAGCAGGCTCAGGAAGTAATCAAAAAAGCAATTCCTACCTATTTAAATATGACTGAAGCTTTTATAGATTCTGATGTCGCTAAAGTTTCCGCGCTAGCAAAAATGTTTAAAAGTCAATTAGAAAAAGTAGATATCGCAAGTTTAGAAATTACAGAGAAATCGCACTTTTCTAAAGTATCACAAATGCTTACAGCTATTAACCAAGCGACAAAAATCGAAAATCAGCGAGAACATTTTGTTTTATTAAATGAGCATCTGGCCGCAATCGCAAATAGAATAAAGAAATTAAATGCTACCTTATATTTGCAGCGTTGTCCTATGGCAAATGATAGTAAAGGCGCTGTTTGGCTCAGTGAATCTGAAGAAATAAAAAATCCCTATTACAGTGATGCTATGCGTAGCTGCGGGAGCGTAATTTCGGTGTTTAAAGGTCAATAGAACTGAGTTTTTAAAATTTAAAAATTACGTTAAAAAACTCGGTAGCATTTTGTATATCAATGTTTTAAGTATTTAAAGTTAGCTCTGAACATTGTAATAAAAGAGTACGTATAACGCTAATTAACTAAGAAGATTGTATTTTAACCCACATATGTTTAAATATGATCTATTCTAAACGTAAACTAAAGGTGTAAGCTGCGACTAAATGCAGGAATTTATGACAAAGAAGATTTACAGCACGATTACCGGTACAGGAAATTATATTCCTGAAAAACGCATAAAAAACAGTGATTTTTTAAATCATGAGTTTTATGAATCTAATGGAAACCCTGTAGCAAAAGATAACAATTACGTTATTGAAAAATTTCAGGAAATAACAACTATAGAAGAGCGACGCTACGTCACCGATGATTTAGTGGCTTCTGATATTGCCTTTTTTGCGGCTCAAGAGGCTATTAAAGATGCGGGTATAGATCAGGAAACGCTAGATTATATTATTGTGGCGCATAACTTTGGAGACGTAAAGCATGGTTCAAACCGCAGCGATATGGTGCCGGCTTTAGCAGCGCGTGTAAAACACAAATTGCGTATTGAAAATCCTGATTGTGTAGCCTATGATTTACCATTTGGTTGTCCGGGTTGGTTACAGGGAATGATTCAGGCAGATTATTTTATAAAATCTGGCGATGCAAAAAAAGTTCTGGTAGTAGGTACCGAAACGATTTCGCGTATTATTGACCAGCATGACAGAGATAGTATGATTT
Encoded here:
- a CDS encoding efflux RND transporter periplasmic adaptor subunit; translation: MNKSIVYILLAAILGLGLGYILFNTATKNTGQNKVDSHEHSANESGQLYTCSMHPQIIREEPGDCPICGMDLVEKESAASGLTVNQFKMTENALALADIQTWVIGNSSEANAGSITLSGKIAVNENETATQPAHFDGRIETLNVKSLGQQVAKGQRVATIYSPELVAAQQELITASKIKETQPRLYAAVRNKFKNLMISGSILDEVEKTGNVITRFPIYSNVSGVVTEISVTEGAHVMNGSAIFKVSNLSSIWAEFDAYERQLSQFQKGQKLAIKTNAYPNKTFTGEISFIDPILNADTRTVIIRATLENSEDLFKPGMFVSATVENSIGISTSELSIPATAVMWTGERSLVYVKPNPTQPVFEMREVSLGQKTSDHYTIVSGLSTGEEIVINGTFTVDAAAQLGGKKSMMNTAEGALSVEKKLVSVMLPEQAQEVIKKAIPTYLNMTEAFIDSDVAKVSALAKMFKSQLEKVDIASLEITEKSHFSKVSQMLTAINQATKIENQREHFVLLNEHLAAIANRIKKLNATLYLQRCPMANDSKGAVWLSESEEIKNPYYSDAMRSCGSVISVFKGQ
- a CDS encoding 3-oxoacyl-ACP synthase III family protein, whose product is MTKKIYSTITGTGNYIPEKRIKNSDFLNHEFYESNGNPVAKDNNYVIEKFQEITTIEERRYVTDDLVASDIAFFAAQEAIKDAGIDQETLDYIIVAHNFGDVKHGSNRSDMVPALAARVKHKLRIENPDCVAYDLPFGCPGWLQGMIQADYFIKSGDAKKVLVVGTETISRIIDQHDRDSMIYADGAGATILEAVESEQPIGILAHKTRSDTYRYAEMLTMGCSYHTTDLNKDDLYLKMNGRRLYQYALETVPLSIKACLDKAGKDISDVRKVLIHQANGKMDDAIIERLFKLYGKEEVPEKVMPMIISWLGNSSVATVPTLLDLILKSKVEGHSINPGDCIVFASVGAGMNINAVVYNY